Within Lytechinus pictus isolate F3 Inbred chromosome 7, Lp3.0, whole genome shotgun sequence, the genomic segment TGCTCTTAACTTACTTTCTGATTCAACCAATGCTTTCACAGCCCTCACGTCTCCTTAGCCTCCGTTGCAAGGTTGATAGGCCCTTCATATTTTGTAAGGTATTAACTGGGAGGTCAGAATCCATTTATCCCTCTTCTAGCATTCTCTCCCTTGTTATAGCGGCTACAGAAAaatgacacattaaaaaaaaaaaagaattgtatcAATATATAAAATGGCTTTTACTTCAATCATTATTTGTTCTAAGAAAATGTGAGAAAAAGGTGTGATTATATTGTCAAAGAATGCTTGTGATTTTATGTTGATTATGATTTAAGAGTAAGAAATAGCTTGAAGAGGGctgaaaaaatcaaatcaagagtatttaaagataaattccagttttggtaacgatctcaaaatgactttttacagaatctaatataatgaccacccaagtgtctgtttgtatgaataaaaaatatgtgccaaaggattctggaagaaattgtgtaattgctgagaaataagcaaaataagcgcggattcggtcacttccgtcgggtctttatttcagcaataataatacactgtcccacgtgtgcctatctgtgttggtgatcttcagtgtgaacatttttcagcgtagatttcaagatttcacaaaggtcagtttatgtaactgtaccagatctagatcctcgatgatatactgacaattaagcctggttttacagactttctcataaaatcagtgtttactgcaactactggcatttctctttaatgttATGTTCAATGATAACATGTATATATCCATCAGTCTCATAATATTTTATCGCTTATTTAACCATAATAGCAAGAATGCTTCTTAGAAATGGGTCTTGGGCCACAGAGGTTAGATTGGTCATATACTTGATTTAAATGCTTGCTTGCACAAACTGATCAATGTAACAATATGTTGCCAGGGATAGAATTCTTACTTTTGTCAGAAATGCAACATACCCACATGAGAGTAATGTATACATGTGCCATCAATTTGTATAAAGCTGGCAAATTATATAACGGTATACATTTGTCAGTGCTCATTCATAGAAAATGCAGGCAGGCTATTGACTGTATTTCAACTACAGTGAGCGGAGAAAAGTGATTGTTTACCATATCACAAAAAGTTATTAACAAAAGTTGACATTTACATTCACTAATTCTCTGTCTGTGACggataaaattataaaaaaaggacCTGAATTATCATAGTGCAACTGTAagtaattttttcaaaaattcaataTTCCCTACTTTCTTGActctgaaaatataattttccagaaaatttcaattaaagacgaacatcatgtacatgtggGGAAATCTTGCAACACCTCCATAAGACATTTTCGtaagaatatatataatatgcatTGTATGCCAACCTGTGGTATGAACACAGCgagtttaattattttcatcagcAGAATTACTCGCTGTCATGGACCGTGAAATCGATAGGCACGTTGAAATATGGCACACGGAAGTGATAGGATAGCTTCCGAGAAAATAAGAGAGGAGGTTTTGAGTTTTTTTCTTGGTTATATCACTCAAATCATGATACATGAGTACAATTGTAATGTTAGATCTGAATAGCATCCTCATTCCTAATGACTTTGATTTTCTACTGGTAATTTCATTGTCACGGCACAACCAAAATGcaatctttattcattttttctcttgtATCATAAGTAACTTGcttgtaatgaaaaaataagaacaaaaatgaaaaagcaaACAATAAAGAAATTCCCTCACTTTGTTGACATTGAGAAAGTAAGCAATAAGACAGAAATGTTTGTCTTTCATTGGTTATCTATTGGTTTCAgaaatgaaacacccaccttcAGAAAGAAGAGGCCTGCAATGATCTGGAAATAACAGGATCAGATCTCCTCATGTCCTGAGATGGAAAATTAAAAGTGAAACCATGAATTCAAGGCTGGtgccaaaaatttgtgattaCTTGTGCAATATAATAAAGCAAAAATAGCATCATAATGACATTCTCAcaattttttagttttaaaatcaaagttaaataaaaaattgaacaaataaattgaattttacaatataatTAGATAAAATTTTTATAATTGTTATAGTTCCCCCGGGGCTTGAACTCCTGACTTCCCAGTTGTGAGATGGATGTTCTACCTACTGAGACAAAACACCAGTACAAGGGATAGAGCAAAGTCGATTTGGCACTGCACAGTgtctgccgggcccacgatcaattaggcaaaattaattttcggagtatttatATTTCAGATTCTATtacgaacaataaaatatggattttcatttaatttctatttttatttctacatgtagaataaaatctaaattaaaaaaaaaaaaaattcatgtgcATATACACTGTATGGAGATCATATTGACCTGTCTCGAGATAGGAAGGACAGGTAAGGGGATATTGATATAATATTATATGACCAGGATGTGCTTTTCTGCAGGTATGGAGCACCAAGGACAATTACAATTTGATGAAATGACACATTAACTGAACTTGACATTAttcatacataaataaaaagTTTAAGAGTTAAGGCTGGCATACAGTGGTGCAGTGAGATTTTTGTAAATGTGTCATCTTtgatccttttttttccttcaaaaaaggttggagagataaaaaatatttcttgttgttgttgtagtctTCAACTGATGTGAACATAGGATATCCACAGGAAATACAACAAAGATTCCAGTAAGGCAAGTTGAGCAATTTCCTCTTGACTATTAAATGCAATGatgaaaagtataaaaattCTGCAGAGTAGACACAAGGTAATTTAATCCTTTGACGACATATGGTGATTAAACATTAGACACTATCACACTTGAACTACACGGGAAATTTGTTTCTAACTGGAAAACTGTTGCATAAATTGGTAAGGTAgataatattcataattatttatGTCCAAATATAAAACTTTATAGGCCTAAACCTATATTCTTAATCTCTAGAATCTTAACAAATACtgctttatttcttcatttctctTTAGGAGTTTTGCCTGCTGTGTGTTTAATCATGGATGACTTGTACACAGTCCAAATGGATAGCACTTTGAATGTTACTACAACTTTTCAACCAACTATACCCTTGATCTACACCAGCCAAACTCATGTTGAAGTCATTGCTTCCCTGACCATTACCATCGGAATACTGGGCATTGTTGGAAACTTAATGGTGTTCCTGGCTGTTGCCCTCTCAAAGGGTCTCCAGAACTCCACCAATGTCTTTGTGGTGAGTCTATCAATATCTGACTTCATTTCCGCCATTACTCTGCCATTTCAAGGTGCTTCAGTGCTCTCTGAGTCTGGCTGGCCTTTCAGGAAAGGACTGTGTGACCTCCTGGGAGCCTTATTCATCTGGACAAACTCAACCAGCATCCTGACTATAACAGCCATTGCAGTCAATCGTTATATCATTATCACTAAGACTATAAGAGTTCAGCAGAGGATCTATACACACTGTGGAAACACCTTGATGGTAGCACTGCTATGGACGTTTCCATTCCTGGTTTTGGTGACTCCTCAGCTCATTCCTGCAACAGGTGATATAGTGTATAATCCTGTCTACAGGTTGTGTATCTGGGATTTGGAACATCCTTCAGCCATTGTGTTTCAAAGCATAGGCTCGGTTATCTTCATCAGTTGCTCCGTCATCATAGCCTACTGCTATGCAGCAATCTATCGCTTTGTCCGAAGACATGTCAAGAAGACAGAAAACACCCTCAGAGAATCAAGTGAAAACTTAGAAATGACAGATCAAACCAACAGAAAGAAGCCACCGAAAGGCCCAAGCATCAAGCAAATCAATATCACCAAGAACTTGGCTGTGGTTGTGGTGGTATTCTCCATCTGTGTTCTGCCATACACCCTAAACCTGTATGTACCATTGTATAGCTTATACACAGCCTACCTAGCTGTTCTTGTGGTTCTTCCCAATTGTTTGAACCCTATGATCTATGCAGCACGGCACCCTCTATTCAAGGTAGTCTTTAAATGCATGTTAACCTGCAGGTTCCGGGATATCCCTCATCCTTCTGAATGGCTCAAAGCTCTTCTTCATAATACAGGTTCTGCCAACAGAACCTCACAGTCCAGCTCTACAGTTTGATTATCAGTCAGATTAAATCAAGTAGTTTAATCTGTTGCTGACTGGAACTGAATGGttcctgtacaaagcctatcaATGGGAATTGCAGAATTCAGTTGTCAACCGGATAACAAATGTTCCTTCCATTTCTCATCAACACATAGGATTTCACAATGACTTTCCTGAATCCACAATGTTTTGAATATAGTGAAACTTAATTTAACCCATTGAATACTGGGAACAGGTAATAACCACTGTACAAAGCTTATgcaaataacaaaatttagtAGTCAAAACTTAGATAATGACTTTCAGGCCGGTTGGGTGTCAATTTCTACATCTTCAACCTGGTGTCATCCTGGCAAACCAGCTTTTCTTCTCAACTTTGCCATACCTGAAGGCTCTGTCACATCGTTCTGTGCAAGCCTTGCGTGTGACTTACGGGTGACTATTCATGCTACCCACAGGTCACCTGCATTGACAGTATCTGACTGTCTCCCTAGCATCTCACACGCATTGCCCGCAGAATTACATGCAAGTCTGATTTGCacgcagaaaagttttgaacatgctcaaaactttgttgcGGGTGATTGACCGCAACTCATCCACAAGACTTGCACAGAaggatgtgacagggcctttaaCTAATCTAGATATTGGCCAAATTAACATAAAAATTCCTAGATAATGGGTAGCCGTAATAAATCATAAGactttgaaaagaaaatcagattAGTCTTTAGTATACTTCTTCAAAGCCAAATTCATCATGCTCACCCAAAATATGGTGTATTAAACAATGAAAAGCATATGAAGTTTTTTATGATGTCATTGATTTGGTACTCGATACACACAATCTGGACATTGGTGATGTCTGCACCCATTACATACTTGATACAAAATACCCATGTGTCCATACCATTTCAAAGTGCAAGAGGTAACAGCTAATGGAACTTACTTATAAATGTTCTCTCAGGCATAAGACACATCAACAACAGTCAAGATGATGATGAGTACTTCCTCTTTGATATTGATACTCCAggccaggggcccatttcatgaaGCGTTACAGcttttgtaactttgccattatggcaacatCCATGGTAATGGGGCTTATAGCAGCCAACCACAataaaggtttccatggtagttacaataataacaaagttacaAAATATAGCTGttaatctttatgaaacaggccccctGTTGAAGGAACTTCTTGGTCTCCACCAGGAACTGATGAACCTGAAGATTTGCCCCCAGTGTGGAACTCCTGCACCTATTCACATgaccatggaaaaaaaaaaaaaaacttggtgaAACTACAAAAGCTTTAGGATTCATCAAATCACCAAACCTCATTCAAAATAAGCACAACCTCACACACTTGGATGAATTCTAACAGAGTATTTTGCTCAACTTGTGATATAAACATTTATCAATGCCGCTCAAAGTATTTTATTTCTTAGtattcttttatcatcaagagtacatacatgtatgtgcctaTTTCAGGCCCCACCAAAACctatattgttgttgttgtttttgagatattaaagaaaatatatttcaaggcAAATGCTCAGTTTCCCCATGGAAAAACGCAGCATCTACAGATGAAAGAGAATTCCATTCAGTTCTACCGAAATTGCCTCACTAACAAGAAATAATgtatcaatgtgtaattcaaAGGGAAATTAATAGCTCAGAAATTGAAGGGCATCCTCTACCAACAAGGGCGCCCTCTGCGGTAAAGTACccccaaaatcatgaaaatggcaaAAAAATAACGCAAAAATTCTTGTAAAGTTTGTAGTTAACAATTCTCCTGAGTTGCTGCGTTAATCTATTTTATCCCTCTGAGTTTTTACTTAGATTTTGATGTACTAGTAATACTAGCTTAAAAACACTGGGGTGCCCTCTACAAATTACGGCACCCTCTGCAAGTAAAATTCCAACCTTCTTGAGACAATCCCGTGAAGTTGGGACTTTGCCACAGAGGACGCCCTTCATTTTCTTAGCTTTTAATTTCACTTTGAATTACTCATTGATACATTATTTCTTGGTACTGAGGCAATTTCGACTGAGTAAGTTGTGTAGATAAAATGCATTTAAgtacgttccacagttatgtttgtgcgcatcatgatctgcgcatatttacACTCTGCgtgctgacgtcacaatggatgaactggtgattaatcAGCTATAGGTattgtgagctgatttttctccttatctgcactaactgcagatccgatgtgttatttcatgaagctaatgaaaaggaattattccatggaccatttttttattcctctacaatttcaaaatacttttctatgtagtgctgcaaagtatgatgaatatgacctgGAGTTTGAATAAGTGGTAGAGTGGTTCGGagtttttcctcacatagatgcaaagcttttggcgcgttttggGTGTCTTAAGAagaacatttgctctaataagagtgctgatagtttgaaaacaagcacatgaacccattttttcaatgtttgcacctcttaggtataccttcctctacaactttgcaaagtttggtgaaaatgacatggattttgaataaagtgcagttctttttcttcttaagtgtgttattgaaatttgaaatttttgaggttgagtatttatctttcccgcaattt encodes:
- the LOC129283648 gene encoding beta-4C adrenergic receptor-like, encoding MDDLYTVQMDSTLNVTTTFQPTIPLIYTSQTHVEVIASLTITIGILGIVGNLMVFLAVALSKGLQNSTNVFVVSLSISDFISAITLPFQGASVLSESGWPFRKGLCDLLGALFIWTNSTSILTITAIAVNRYIIITKTIRVQQRIYTHCGNTLMVALLWTFPFLVLVTPQLIPATGDIVYNPVYRLCIWDLEHPSAIVFQSIGSVIFISCSVIIAYCYAAIYRFVRRHVKKTENTLRESSENLEMTDQTNRKKPPKGPSIKQINITKNLAVVVVVFSICVLPYTLNLYVPLYSLYTAYLAVLVVLPNCLNPMIYAARHPLFKVVFKCMLTCRFRDIPHPSEWLKALLHNTGSANRTSQSSSTV